TTTCCACCACCACCAAGAGCATTACCGTCTTCAACACCAGTAACTACATTTTCTCTTATGAGTTTTCCTTGAATATCATATAATTTATACCCATCTCGATTTATCATCGCCGAACCGTTAGAGCCATAAACAAGTGTCCCTCTATCAGTATTATATTTATTATAACCATTTCTACTGCGTCCATCCCATTGAATGGTTTTGTTATCAGAAAAACGAAAAGTCGCTTCCATGGTGTCGTACATTTCCCAACCATCCTCTTTATAATGGAATTTCCCAGCATTTACATGTACATGCTCAGGATATTTTACATCTAAAGCCCAACGAGCTATATCTAATTCATGGGTAGCATTGTTGCCCATTTCAGCTGTGCCATAATCCCACCCATACCAATGCCAATTGTAATCCCAAGTGTTGTCGGTATAAGCTCTTCTGGGAGCCGGTCCTTGAAAAAGGTCCCAATCTAATCCTTCTGGCGGGGCTGTTTTTGTTTGGTTTGGTACTGGACCACGGTTATTGGTGTAAAATGCAATAGCGTTATAAACATCGCCTATTATACCTTTATGAATTTCTTTTATAATTTCTTGAGATTGCAATGAGGAACGCTGTTGGTTACCCATTTGTACCACTTTATCATATTTTTTTTGATAGGCAACAAGTAATTCTCCTTCTTGCGGATTGTGACTACATGGTTTTTCTAAAAACACGTGTTTTCCTGCCTGCATAGCCATACATGCACCTGGCGCATGCCAATGGTCTGGTGTTGCCATAAATACGGCATCTATATCTTTATCATTTAATATGTTTCGAATGTCGTTTTCTAACTTGGGCTTATTATTAAGTTTTTGGGCTAGTTTTGCGGCAGCATTATCCCTTTGACTTTTCATAACATCGCATAAATAACGCAATTCAATATTATTCTTTTTGTCCGCTATAGCTGGTATATAAGCACCATAACGTCTGCCTAAACCTTGAATAGCAATATGTAACCTGTCGTTAGCACCTATTATTTTCGAATAACTTTTAGCAGACATTGCATTTGCATTCGTAGAACCTATTGTAACACCAACAGCAGCTATGGTTGCTTTTTTTATAAAATCTCTTCTATTTGAACTCATAATATTTAGTTTTTAGTGGGGTTAATAGGATGAATTTTTACATTTTTAAATGATACCAAATCGCCATGATCTTGCAATAAAATTTGTCCTTTATCTAATTCACCAAAATGCGGCCATTTCGAATATTTACTTTCCGACACTAATTTTCTATAGGTATCACTTTTTCGGTCGTATTCTAATACTTTTACACCATTTAGCCAATGTTCCACATGGTTATTTTTTGAAATAATATATGCTGTATTCCATTCTCCAACAGGATTGATTGGTTTGTTTACATCGGCTTGAATTAAATCGTATAAAGAACTAACGGTTCTACTACCTTCATGATTTCCTAATTTAGCATCAGGATGTAAATCATCATCTAAAATTTGATACTCCAAACCAATAGAAGACCCCTCACCTTTATTAATATTAGTATCTACATAATATTTTATACCGCTATTTCCGCCTGAGGTTACTTTAAAATCTACGCTTAATTCAAAATCACTATATAATTCAGTTGTTACAATATCACCACCAGCAGTAGATTCGGCTCCGCCAGATGCTAAAACACTAAGAACACCATTTTCAATTTTCCAACCTGTTTTTGGGAATTCTTCCAGTTTAGCACCTCTCCAACCATTAGTGGTTTTTCCGTCCCATAATAACTGCCAACCATTTTTGTTTTCATCAATAGTTAGTTTGTTTTTAGTAATAATTGGTTTTAAAGAGGATTTTTGAGAATATTTAGAAAGACTATCTGTAACAATTTTTATATTTTTCCAGACGATTTCTGTGCCTGCTTTTTTATCGGATTTAATACTATGTACTTGTAAACAAATAAATCCGCTAGCTGTTTTTTCATCTATTAAATGAGCTGCAGCAACACCATTAACCCATGTTTTTATGGTATCTCCAATAGCCTCAATGCGGTAATGGTTCCAATCATTTTGTTTAAACGCTTTTTGGGCATCTGGGTTATTGTCGAGTGTATTCAACCAGCCACGTCTGGACTCATCATAAATACCACCACTCCAAGCGCGTTCAGACGGATCAATCTCAACTTGATAGCCATGAACAGAGCCATCTCTGTAATTAGGGAAACTATTACTACGTATTTGAATTCCAGAATTCATAGTGGAATTTACTTTAAAATCTAATTCTAAAATAAAATCACCATACATTTCATTGGTAGTTAAAAAAGAGTTTGGTGTGTTATGTACAGTGCTACCAACAATAGCATTATCTCTAACAATGTAGTTAGCTTCTCCTCCTTTTTGGTGCCAACCATTTAATGTTTTTCCATCAAATAAATCAACCCATGGAATAGTATCTTTTGGTTTTTCTGCACAGCTAAGAAATAACGAGATACTAAATAGCAATAATGCTTTATTGAATAAAACAGATTTTTTCATTTTTGAAGTTTTGGTTTATAGTCGTTTACTAAGATACTTTTTTTCGAGTTATTTTTTATATAGATATATGATATAATACACGGGTTAAGTATGTTATAGCGGTTAAGGTTTCTATTGTTGGGTGTTTTTCCATGGTAATTCCCCTTTTTTATAGACGATTCATTGATGGGTTAAACACATAAAAATTTCCAAAAAACTCTGTTTGGAAATACAGAGTTTTTAGATAATTATATTTATTGAATAAAAAGAGTTATGCTAAACTTTTTGTAATACCAACTTCCAATCCTCTTAATTCTGCTAAACCGCGTAAGCGTCCTATTCCAGAATAACCTGGGTTGGTTTTTTTGTTTAAATCATCAAGCATTTGATGTCCATGGTCTGGGCGCATGGGTATCAACGCATCTTTCATACCCATTGCTTTTCGGCGTTTTTCTTCGGAGACCACTTCTTTTATAATGCTAAACATATCCACATCACCTTCCAAATGGTTGGCTTCGTAAAAGTTTCCTTTTTCATCACGTTGTGTACTTCTTAAATGCAAGAAGTGTACACGGTCTGCAAAACGTTTAAAAATTTGAGTCAAATTATTATCGGCTCTCACACCTAAAGAACCAGTACAGAACGTTATACCGTTTGCTCTGTTTGGAACTTGTTCAAACAAATATGCATAATCTTCTTCGGTACTAACAACACGTGGCAAACCTAAAATAGGGTAAGGAGGGTCGTCTGGATGAATACACATTAATACATTATTTTGTGCTGCTACAGGAATAATTTCTTTTAAAAAAGAGACTAAACTATCTCTTAATTTTTGAGCATCAATATTTTTGTATGTATCTAGGATGGTTTGAAATTGTTCTAAAGTATAGCCTTCTTCCGCACCTGGTAAACCGGCAATAATATTGTTTACTAATTGTTGCTTTTTAGCATCTGATAGATTTTCAATATAAGTTTTAGCTTCTTTTTTTTGTGCATCAGAATAACTTGTTTCAGCACCTGGTCGTTGTAATAAATATAATTCAAATGCTGCAAATGCTGTTACATCAAAACGAAGGGCTCTAGAGCCATCTTCAACTTGATAATCTAAATCGGTACGCGTCCAATCGAGTACAGGCATAAAATTGTAGCACACAATATTAATACCACAATTAGCTAAATTTTCAATACTTTTTTTATAATTTTCAATATATATATGAAAATTTCCAGAGCGTGTTTTTATATTTTCGTGTACTGGGATGCTTTCAACAACACTCCATGTAAGTCCTGCTTTCTCAATGGTATCTTTTCTTTGTTTTATTTCATCAATTGTCCAAACCGTTCCATTAGGAATATGATGTAATGCAGAAACAATGCCTGTAGCTCCCGCCTGTTTGATATCTGATAAACTTACGGGATCTTTTGGCCCGTACCAACGCCATGTTTGTTCCATTTTTATTTTTTAATTAATTAAACGCCGCTAAAAGCACTAAATCCACCATCTATAGGTATTACAACGCCAGTAACAAATGAAGACGCATCATCACATAAATAAAGTGTTGTGCTAATTAAATCTTCTGGCTCACCAAATCTGCCCATAGGCGTTTGGCCAATAATAGTATTGCCTCTTGGTGTTAAATCGCCGTTTTCAGTGGTTAATAAAGCTCTGTTTTGGTCTGTTAGGAAAAATCCAGGAGCTAAGGCATTCACACGAATTCCCACTTTTGAAAAGTGTACAGCTAACCATTGTGTAAAATTTGAAACAGCAGCTTTTGCACCACTGTATGCAGGTATCTTGGTTAATGGTGTAAACGCATTCATAGACGAAATGTTAAGAATGCTACAGCCTTTTTTACCTACCATATCTTTAGCAAATACTTGGGTGGGTAATAAGGTACCAATAAAGTTTAAGTTAAATACAAATTGAATGCCTTCGGAGTCTAAATCGAAAAATGTTTTAAAACCCTCCGTTGTATTTTGGAGATCTTCTTCTAATAAATGTGGATTTGAAGTGGTGCCCAGTGGATGATTGCCACCCGCACCATTTATTAAAATATCGCATGAACCTAATTTGCTATTTACTTCTTTTTTTGCGGTTTCTAAAGATGCTTTTTCTAAAACATTTGCAACAACACCAATGGCAGTACCTCCTGCTATATTAATATCGTGAGCAACCTTTTCGGCTGCTTCAAGTTTCAAATCTAATACCGCTATTTTATGACCTTGTTTAGCTAATGCTTTAGCTAGGCTACTACAAAGCACACCTCCGGCGCCTGTTAATACGATTACTTTACTCATTTATTTTAAAATTTAATTGATAATTTTCGTGTGCGAACACGTAAATATAATAAAAATTAGTGTGCGCACACGTTTTGTGTATTTATTTCTTAACTTGCTTAAGCCTTTGAAGGCTTGTTACACTATTAAAATTCGAAGAAACAATAGTATATGGTAAGGATTAAAGATATCGCGAAAGAAGCCAATGTCTCTGAAGGAACAGTAGACAGAGTATTACATGGCAGAGGAGGGGTCTCAAAAAAGACAGCGGATAAAATTAATAAGATTTTAGAGCGTAGAAATTTTAGTATTAATCCTGTAGCTAGTGCATTGGCTACAAAGAATAATCATACCATTGCTGTATTAATTCCAGAATATAGCGAGACCGATTCATTTTGGAAATTACCTTATTTAGGATTGTTAAAAGCGAGTGAAGATGTTAAAAATATAGGTCTAAATGTTAATTACTTTAAATTTGATCAGTACAACTCCAACTCGTATATGGAAGCTTTTACTAACTTGATTAAAATGAAACCTTCTGCGGTGATACTTGTTCCTATGTTTTTAAAGGAAACACGAGTAATTATAAACGAGTTAAAAAAAGCAGGAACAAAGTATATTTTTTTAAATGTAGATGTGGAAGGAGAAGATGGTAGCGTGTATATTGGTCAAGACTCGTATATGTCGGGTTATATTGCAGGTAAATTAATGAAGCTAAGTCTGACCGACGGCTATGATTGTTGTATTATGCAGGCAAGTACTAGTACGGGGGATAATCAAGCTATTGTAAAACGTATTAAAGGTTTTAAAGACTATTATACCGCTATTAAGGAAGAAATAAAGCTACATGAATTAAAAGTGGAAAGCTTTGGTGATGAGGTTAAATTAGCTTCAAGTGTGACTCTTTTTTTAGAAAAATTTCCAAATATCAAAGGGATATTTGTCCCATCGAGTAGAGTTTCAGCAGTAGTAAAAATATTATCAGAAGAACAAAAAGAATCATTACAATTAATAGGATTTGATAACACACCTCAAAATGTTGTCTGTTTAAAAAATGACACTGTTCTTTTTTTAATTTCTCAAAAACCTTTCGACCAGGGTTATGAAGCTGTTAGATTAATATCAGATTATCTTATAAAAAGTAAAGCATTAAAGCGAAAATTATATCTTCCTATAGATATTCTTACTAAAGAAAATGTGGACTATAATGATGCAAATCAGCTGATGTTTGAAAGCGATTTGAAATATCAATGATGTTTACCAAACAGTCATATACAAATAAACATTAAAAGAAATTGTTTCATAAAACTAATAAAGCCTTGCCAATCTTAAAATTAGCAAGGCTTTAATTTTATACAACATTCCTTGAGGAACGCAAAATATTATTTTCTATATTTTTTTTTGAAATTGTTTACTAAAAACAAGAAACAATACACCACATAATAGCCATGCAGGAAGCGTTACGAATGATAAAAACACATCAAATTGCACAGATATAAAGTAGAATAAACCAAAACTAATTGCCCAAGCAAGTAATACCGATTTATTGAATTTAATATTTGCTTGTTCCGCATAATTTTTAATTATTCCGAATTTTTTATGAAAGAAATGTTCGAAAACAATGATGGCTCCAAAAGGTGCTAAGATAAAGCCGTAAAGAGCAACAAATCCTAATAATTGCATAGCAAAAGCGGGGAACAATCCTGCTATTGTTGCTACTGTTCCTGCTATAATAGTTACCCAAAATGTAGATACTTTTGGTATAATGGCTTGAAACGCTAATCCTGCTCTGTATATGGTAGGATTGGCGGTTGTCCACCCAGCAAGAACTACCGCTATAATTCCAAACACACCAATAGCATTATAGGCTAAAGGCCCTGGTGCAACAGGAGGTGCTTCACCATTAGACATGAAAGTCATGGCTTCAGGAGATTTTAAATAAACAGCATAAAGTAAAGCAGCAGCTATCCAAGCCATGTAGTGACCTACGTACATCCCAGCGGCGGTAGTCCACCCAGAACTAGCTTTTTTTGCAAAACGAAATACTGATAAATCTGACATACCAATATGCATAGCTGCATTCGCAAACCATGACCAAATAAGTACATGCCAGAAAGTATATTTTATTTGTCCAGGAAATGGATCTGAACCTTCACCCCAAATATCCCAAAATTGAGACAAACTAGAAACACCTAACTGGTTTAATGCAACAACTCCACAAGCTAAAAAGGCTAGTACAATAATAGGAGACATCCAGTTAGCAGCTTTTGAAACCGTATCATAGCCACGAGCTGCAATAAGTGATATTACCGCTCCAATAAGGATAACAATAATAACCCACGTAATACCATTTGGCATAGTGTCTGATAATTTGGGCATAGGCATATCAAAAGGAATACCTACAGCAGTAGCGGATACTGTTATCATAGAACCTGCTAGGAAACAAAATAAAATACCATTGGCTAAGTTATACCCCGTTACTAAGTTTTTACCACAAATTTTTTCTAATTGAAAATACAGTGTTAACCTATTTTTAACGGCAATTTCAGCGGTTAAGAATCGCCATGATAAAACGGCTAATAAATTTCCTAATAATAATCCAACAATTAAATCGAAAGCACTAACACCTGCAGTTAAAAACAAGGGCCCAATCATAAATTCGGTACCAGCAGCATGTTCGCCAGCATACATTCCTAAAAAGCTTTTCCAACTTTTTAATTTTGATTGAGGAACAGGGGTTCTTTCAAATTCGCCACCTGCAATATCTTCTATCATGTCTTCTTCTTGGTGATATTGTGTCATTGGTTTTATTTATTTAGTTAGTTAGTGTTGGTTAAAATAAAATTATTTTATAATAAAAGGAACATGTTTTTTAAGTGAATAATTCTTTTTCAAGAATTTAGAATTGAGTTTTGAATCAGAAATACAAATAGCAGCACCTAATGCAGAGCCTAACGAAGAATCAGTAGATCTTAATTTCATATTTCTAAAATGATGCGATAGCAATTTTACGAAAAGATCATTATCACTAAATCCGCCGTCTATGTACAATCTCTTTATATCCTCATCACCAATAACTTCTTTAATGCTTTTTATTTGTAATAAGACCAATTCTGTCATTAATTGGTGGTAGGCATCTTCAAATTTAGTATAGGATATTTTAGTTTCTGAAGGCATACAGGTATCAGTTAAACTCTCCCATTTAAACATATGTTGGAAATCTTTCATAATTTCAGCATAGGTTTCATAATTGAATTTTACATGGCGGTGATAATCTTCAGAAACCCCAAAATGTTTATCTAATTTACCGACTTGAATTTTATATTCGTTGCCTAAAAATAAACGGGTTGCTTTTACGGGCTTTCCATTAATTCGCATGTAATTTATAGAATCTTTATCGTGCGTATCTTCTATGATGGGATGGTCTGTAAAAGGATTTAAAGTGATGCTCCAAGTACCAGTAGAAACTAACACAAATTTTTTCTTTACACTTCTAATATAAGGCAACAACGCCGCAGAACTATCGTGAATACCAACGCCAATTTTAATGCGCTTTCCATTGTAGTTCATATTAACACTTGTTTCTGTAGATACAATAGTGGGTAGAATATTATTTAGTTCTTCTTTATAAACCCATTCATGGTAGTCTTTTTTAGTGTAATCCCAAAGTGCCGTATGGCATCCAATGCTGGTATATTCACTTAAAGGAATACCTGTAAAAACATAGCTTAAGTATTGTGGTAGATGTAAGGAATATTTGATTTTTTTAAAAACCTCTGGTTTGCTATACTTTAGCCAATAGAGTTGTAAACCAGAGTTTAAAAGACTTAAATCGAAACATCCTGTTGTTTTAAGAAAAGCTTCTTTAGGACCGTATTTTTCTAAAAACGAATTTATAATGTTTTTGTCTATAGGTTTCGTGTAATTGTAAAGGGGTGTAAGTACTTCTCCGTTTTGATCTAAATGCACAAAACTAGCCCCATAAGTTGAAAAATTTATGGCTTTAACATTAAATTCTGAAGCCTTAAGAATATTTTTAAATACACTTTTTAACCACGTTTGAAGAGCTTCTAAATTTTCGGTTGGAAAACCATCCTCATCTTCAATTTCATCAAAGTGTGTATATTCTTTATAAACTTCCTTATAATCTTTATCAAAAAGAAAGAATTTTTTATTGGTTTTTCCTATATCAAATACAGCTGTTACGTCTATCATAAAAAATATTATAAACCTGTTGCTACAGTATTTTTGCCTCTTTCTTTAATTAATGAGTTTCTAACATCTAATGAACGATATGCTTGAATAGGGTTTAAGGCGCCACCTTTTTTCGATCGAGCTTCGGCAAGAAGAGGTCTTACATCAGTTCTGTAAGCATCTTGTAAAATTTCTTGACATTTAACCACATCATTATTTAATTGAGCTGCTTTTAATACATCTTGATCTACTAACAGTGCTTTAGCATAAGCTTCTTGAATCGCTTCTAAGGATTGTATTAAATCCTCTAACGGGTCTTTAACGTTGTGACTTGCATCAATCATCCACGCTAAATCTGGGTTTTGCGGATTGTTTTGCATTCCGTAAACCAATTCATTAAAAATTAAGAATAGGGCATAGGGCTTGATACTTCCAACGGTTAAATCGTCATCACCATATTTACTATCGTTAAAGTGGAAACCACCTAATTTACCTTTCAACATTAAGATAGAAACAATTTGTTCGATATTACTATTTGGTAAATGGTGCCCTAAATCGACAAGAGAATAAGCTTTGTCTCCACAAGCATTTGCTAACATAAATGAGGTTCCCCAATCTTGAATAACGGTACTGTAAAAGTTTGGCTCGTATGGTTTGTATTCAATAAGCATGCTCCAGTCGGTAGGAAGACCTTTGTAGATGTCTTTTAAACTATTTTCTGTGTTTTGAAGTGCTGTTTGGAAGTTATTTTGTCCGGGAAAACAAGACCCGTCAGCCAACCAAACGGTTAAGCTTTTAGAACCTAATTTATTTCCAATATTGATTACATCCAAGTTATGCTGAATAGCTTGTTGTCTAACAGCTTCGCTTGTATTACTTAAAGAGCCGTATTTGTAGCTTTCTTTAGCATTTTTTTGGTCTTGAAAGGTGTTAGAATTAACAGCGTCAAATTTAATATCTAAACCACTTGCTAATTCTTTAATAGCATTATAATCTTGAGGAATATCCCAAGGAATATGTAACGACACAGCACCTGCTGTTTGTGTTAATGAATGGATTAATCCAACATCTTCAATTTTTTGTTCTAAGCTTGACGGTTCTCCATAAAACGAAAAACGTCCAAAACGAGTACCACCAGCACCTAATGCCCAACTTGGAATGGCTACTTGAAAGTCTTGTAATTTTTTAATAATGGCGTTAACATTGGCGCCTTTATTTGATAAATTATGTGATAAAAAATCAAAATGCTCTTGATGCGATTTTAAATTTTTATTATTTGTGTCTTGTATATGATTTTGTTCTATTTTCATGAATTGGTAATTTTATTCTTTAGTAGAAGTTTAGCTTTAGATTCGAGTGTTAATATGAAACAATTAGTGATTTAAAAAAAAACTCCCATATATACTTTAATATGCTATGGAAGTTTTTACAAACTAAAACTAACTCAAAATTTTTTATCTAACAAATGCATTAGCCATTCCACCATCTACATTCACGATATTTCCTGTTGTTTTATCTAAAATGGCAACTAGTGAAAATACGCCGTTAGCAATATCTTCAGGATATATAATTTCATTTAATAAATTTCTTTTGGCATAAAAAGCAGGTAATTCTTCAACTGTAATACCATTGGCTTTAGCTCGACCTTCTGCCCAAGCACCTTCCCAAATTTTGCTTCCAACAATAACACCGTCTGGGTTTACTGTGTTTACACGTATTTTGTCTGGAGCTAACTCTGCAGCCAATAAACGCGCCATGTGTTGTTGTGCTGCTTTTGCAGTTCCGTAAGCAACATTATTAGGGCCTGCTACCAATCCGTTTTTACTAGCAATACTAATAAAGTTTCCACCAAGGTTTTGCTTGCGCATTACTTCAACACCTACTTGAGCTAATTCAAACTGACCTTTAACTAACACGTTTTGTAATATATCCCAATCTTTTTCTGTAGTTTCTTCAACAGGTTTAGAAATAGCTAGACCAGCACTGTGTACAATAATGTCTACACCACCAAATTCTAAACAAGCTTTATTGAATGCTTCTCTAATAGATTGGTTACTTGTAACATTACAAATAGCATAAGTAGATACATCACGTTTATAAGTAGCATGTGCTTCTTTTAAGCTGTCTTCATTAATATCAGTTAACACCACGTTAGCACCTTCAGCAGCTAATTTATCAGCAATCGCTTTTCCTATACCTCCACCAGCACCAGTAACTAAAGCTATTTTGCGAGATAATGGTTGTTCTTTTGGCATTCTAGAAAGTTTTGCTTCTTCTAGTAACCAATATTCAATATCAAATGCTTCTTGTCTAGGCAATGATGTGTAAGAGGTAATAGCCTCGGCACCACGCATTACATTGATAGCATTGATGTAAAATTCACTTGCCACACGTGTTGTTTGCTTGTTTTTAGCAAAACTGAACATACCAACTCCTGGATAAATAATAATTACAGGATTAGGATCACGCATTGCAGGACTGTTGTCTTTTTTACACGTATTGTAATAATTGGCGTATTCTTGTCTGTAAGCTTCAAAAGCAGGTTGTAATTTGGCAAGAATGGCTTTAGAATCGGTTAAATCTTCATTAGTATCTAAGGTTAAAACTAATGGTTGAATTTTTGTTCTTAAGAAATGGTCTGGACAAGAAGTTCCCATAGGAGCTAATCGTTCTAAATCATGACTATTGATGTATTCTAAAACCACGTCGTTATCAGAAAAATGACCAATCATCTGGTTTTCAGAAGAACATAAACCTCTTAATAAAGGCATCAATTGAGCTGCTTTCTCTAAACGTTCTTCTTTTGCTAAGCTTTGTACTTTTTGTCCACCAAAAACGGAACCTTTTTCCTTAATTTTCTTTTCAATGAATTCAGAAGCCATTTCAATAACTTCTAAACTGTTCATGTAACATTCGTAAGAAGTGTCTCCCCAAGTGAATAACCCGTGACTTCCTAAAATGATTCCTCTAATGCCAGGGTTGTCATTTAAACATTTTTCTAATTGTAAACCTAAATCGAAACCTGGACGTTGCCAAGGCACCCATCCCATCGTGTCTCCCCAAATTTCTTTGGTCACTTTTTCACTGTCTTCAGCTGCAGCAACAGCTATTAAAGCATCAGGATGCAAATGGTCTATATGTGCAAATGGTAATAATCCGTGAAGAGGTGTATCTATAGATGGAGCTTTACTATCTAAGTCATAAATACAGTGGTTGAAAAGACCAACCATACGATCCTCATCAGCTAAACCACCATAGACCTTTTTTAAATCACGTAATCTATTGGTGTATAAACCAGCAATTCCTGATCGTGTTAAAGTTCCAATATCGCCACCAGAACCTTTTACCCACATAACTTCAACTTCAGCATTCGTTAAAGGGTCTTTTTCAATGGTTTTACAGCTCGTATTTCCACCTCCATAATTAGTTATTCTTAAATCGGCTCCTAATATATTGGAACGATATAAAAAAAGATCGACTTGATTATCACCTAGAGATTCAGCTTTTTTATCGTCCCACAAATAATCGACATATTTAAAGCTTTTGGTAAGATTATTCATTTTTTTTATTTAAAAATTACAAGTACAAAAATATATCAACCTTCAAAGATGTGCATCCTGTACTGTGCTGTATCATTTACTAATTGTACTATATAAATTTAAATTTACTCTCAATTAACGAGTTGGGAGGAGAGACTTGTTTTTTTAGAAATCCTATTGAATAAACATAATTATTTATTGAGGGAACGAAAGATTATTCAATCTGTAAAAGGGATTGTATTACAAAAGTTGACTTGTGAATCAAATGAATAGTATTGGGTATGTGGATTTATTTAACATTATGAATTAGTACAGTTATTATTTTATAATGCCCTATTTTTAAAAATTATGATTTGTGATCGATAAGCTGTACTGGTAATATCTAAATATAATACAATGTATTACATCAAATAAACTTATTTTATTGTTTTAGATATAAAGCTAAAAATTTTGTAAAAAAGCTGGAGTTGTGTACTAAA
The genomic region above belongs to Mariniflexile litorale and contains:
- a CDS encoding sugar isomerase, translated to MKIEQNHIQDTNNKNLKSHQEHFDFLSHNLSNKGANVNAIIKKLQDFQVAIPSWALGAGGTRFGRFSFYGEPSSLEQKIEDVGLIHSLTQTAGAVSLHIPWDIPQDYNAIKELASGLDIKFDAVNSNTFQDQKNAKESYKYGSLSNTSEAVRQQAIQHNLDVINIGNKLGSKSLTVWLADGSCFPGQNNFQTALQNTENSLKDIYKGLPTDWSMLIEYKPYEPNFYSTVIQDWGTSFMLANACGDKAYSLVDLGHHLPNSNIEQIVSILMLKGKLGGFHFNDSKYGDDDLTVGSIKPYALFLIFNELVYGMQNNPQNPDLAWMIDASHNVKDPLEDLIQSLEAIQEAYAKALLVDQDVLKAAQLNNDVVKCQEILQDAYRTDVRPLLAEARSKKGGALNPIQAYRSLDVRNSLIKERGKNTVATGL
- a CDS encoding bifunctional aldolase/short-chain dehydrogenase, with translation MNNLTKSFKYVDYLWDDKKAESLGDNQVDLFLYRSNILGADLRITNYGGGNTSCKTIEKDPLTNAEVEVMWVKGSGGDIGTLTRSGIAGLYTNRLRDLKKVYGGLADEDRMVGLFNHCIYDLDSKAPSIDTPLHGLLPFAHIDHLHPDALIAVAAAEDSEKVTKEIWGDTMGWVPWQRPGFDLGLQLEKCLNDNPGIRGIILGSHGLFTWGDTSYECYMNSLEVIEMASEFIEKKIKEKGSVFGGQKVQSLAKEERLEKAAQLMPLLRGLCSSENQMIGHFSDNDVVLEYINSHDLERLAPMGTSCPDHFLRTKIQPLVLTLDTNEDLTDSKAILAKLQPAFEAYRQEYANYYNTCKKDNSPAMRDPNPVIIIYPGVGMFSFAKNKQTTRVASEFYINAINVMRGAEAITSYTSLPRQEAFDIEYWLLEEAKLSRMPKEQPLSRKIALVTGAGGGIGKAIADKLAAEGANVVLTDINEDSLKEAHATYKRDVSTYAICNVTSNQSIREAFNKACLEFGGVDIIVHSAGLAISKPVEETTEKDWDILQNVLVKGQFELAQVGVEVMRKQNLGGNFISIASKNGLVAGPNNVAYGTAKAAQQHMARLLAAELAPDKIRVNTVNPDGVIVGSKIWEGAWAEGRAKANGITVEELPAFYAKRNLLNEIIYPEDIANGVFSLVAILDKTTGNIVNVDGGMANAFVR